The Corylus avellana chromosome ca8, CavTom2PMs-1.0 genome has a segment encoding these proteins:
- the LOC132190282 gene encoding uncharacterized protein LOC132190282 isoform X1, translated as MLCLPQLIHLHFISLPILKLAKHHHFFSTIQTLQHRHTAMASTPPKPSKQLGELLQDQQDPFILEAFLSERGCPKKGSSSKGNSKRFLKKSVSCCLNNSRKGFPARCTKILRAVYKKFVSIKDQDQREKISENRNEEEEESDRFSSASSTTVFVSCSESDKEEISTSLCKDHPFDALNLCDIREKEAATGRKLDASVLEEIPSHEGPSHEVQQNARIRQEENSTAFPKKVSEHSLSSAASPGELLFHLAVEKPSRYGGVAELQGVGELLKSKRVLQQTKQLLFDCVREVVESHARKERGEQHCRKLLGPEELGKLICERITSWGKQAGDETNTNYLLDLDFLDSVEEWRAFEQQKKEIEFEIGDTILEEIKNEIVTEMFDFLAPTTC; from the exons ATGCTTTGTCTACCCCAATTAATTCACCTGCACTTCATCAGTCTTCCCATTCTAAAACTTGCAAAACATCATCATTTTTTCAGCACCATCCAAACCCTTCAACATAGGCACACTGCAATGGCTTCCACTCCACCCAAACCATCAAAACAGCTTGGAGAACTTCTACAGGACCAACAAGATCCTTTCATCCTTGAGGCTTTTCTCTCAGAAAGAGGGTGTCCGAAGAAGGGCTCAAGTTCAAAAGGTAACTCAAAAAGGTTTCTAAAGAAGTCAGTCAGCTGTTGCCTAAACAATAGCAGAAAGGGTTTCCCTGCACGCTGCACCAAAATCCTGAGAGCTGTATATAAAAAGTTTGTTTCCATCAAAGATCAGGACCAGAGGGAGAAGATTTCTGAAAatagaaatgaagaagaagaggaatcaGATAGATTTTCCTCTGCTAGCAGCACAACAGTTTTCGTTTCGTGCTCTGAGAGTGATAAAGAAGAAATATCGACTTCATTGTGCAAAGATCACCCCTTTGATGCATTGAATCTCTGCGATataagagagaaagag GCTGCAACAGGTAGAAAGCTTGATGCATCAGTACTAGAAGAAATACCCTCCCATGAAGGTCCCTCCCATGAAG TGCAACAAAATGCCAGGATAAGACAAGAAGAGAATTCAACAGCTTTTCCCAAGAAAGTTTCAGAACACTCACTATCATCAGCAGCATCTCCAGGGGAATTGCTTTTTCACTTGGCAGTAGAGAAGCCAAGTCGTTATGGAGGAGTTGCAGAGTTGCAAGGGGTTGGCGAGTTGTTGAAATCGAAAAGGGTGTTGCAACAAACAAAGCAGCTTCTGTTTGATTGTGTGAGGGAGGTGGTGGAGTCCCATGCGAGAAAAGAGAGGGGGGAGCAACATTGCAGAAAGTTGTTGGGGCCTGAAGAGCTTGGGAAGCTCATCTGTGAAAGAATAACATCATGGGGGAAACAGGCTGGAGACgaaacaaacacaaattatttattGGATTTGGATTTCTTGGATTCAGTGGAAGAATGGCGTGCTTTTGAACAGCAGAAGAAGGAAATTGAGTTTGAGATTGGAGATACCATTTTAGAAGAGATCAAGAATGAAATCGTCACAgaaatgtttgattttctgGCACCAACTACATGTTGA
- the LOC132190282 gene encoding uncharacterized protein LOC132190282 isoform X2 — protein MLCLPQLIHLHFISLPILKLAKHHHFFSTIQTLQHRHTAMASTPPKPSKQLGELLQDQQDPFILEAFLSERGCPKKGSSSKGNSKRFLKKSVSCCLNNSRKGFPARCTKILRAVYKKFVSIKDQDQREKISENRNEEEEESDRFSSASSTTVFVSCSESDKEEISTSLCKDHPFDALNLCDIREKEAATGRKLDASVLEEIPSHEVQQNARIRQEENSTAFPKKVSEHSLSSAASPGELLFHLAVEKPSRYGGVAELQGVGELLKSKRVLQQTKQLLFDCVREVVESHARKERGEQHCRKLLGPEELGKLICERITSWGKQAGDETNTNYLLDLDFLDSVEEWRAFEQQKKEIEFEIGDTILEEIKNEIVTEMFDFLAPTTC, from the exons ATGCTTTGTCTACCCCAATTAATTCACCTGCACTTCATCAGTCTTCCCATTCTAAAACTTGCAAAACATCATCATTTTTTCAGCACCATCCAAACCCTTCAACATAGGCACACTGCAATGGCTTCCACTCCACCCAAACCATCAAAACAGCTTGGAGAACTTCTACAGGACCAACAAGATCCTTTCATCCTTGAGGCTTTTCTCTCAGAAAGAGGGTGTCCGAAGAAGGGCTCAAGTTCAAAAGGTAACTCAAAAAGGTTTCTAAAGAAGTCAGTCAGCTGTTGCCTAAACAATAGCAGAAAGGGTTTCCCTGCACGCTGCACCAAAATCCTGAGAGCTGTATATAAAAAGTTTGTTTCCATCAAAGATCAGGACCAGAGGGAGAAGATTTCTGAAAatagaaatgaagaagaagaggaatcaGATAGATTTTCCTCTGCTAGCAGCACAACAGTTTTCGTTTCGTGCTCTGAGAGTGATAAAGAAGAAATATCGACTTCATTGTGCAAAGATCACCCCTTTGATGCATTGAATCTCTGCGATataagagagaaagag GCTGCAACAGGTAGAAAGCTTGATGCATCAGTACTAGAAGAAATACCCTCCCATGAAG TGCAACAAAATGCCAGGATAAGACAAGAAGAGAATTCAACAGCTTTTCCCAAGAAAGTTTCAGAACACTCACTATCATCAGCAGCATCTCCAGGGGAATTGCTTTTTCACTTGGCAGTAGAGAAGCCAAGTCGTTATGGAGGAGTTGCAGAGTTGCAAGGGGTTGGCGAGTTGTTGAAATCGAAAAGGGTGTTGCAACAAACAAAGCAGCTTCTGTTTGATTGTGTGAGGGAGGTGGTGGAGTCCCATGCGAGAAAAGAGAGGGGGGAGCAACATTGCAGAAAGTTGTTGGGGCCTGAAGAGCTTGGGAAGCTCATCTGTGAAAGAATAACATCATGGGGGAAACAGGCTGGAGACgaaacaaacacaaattatttattGGATTTGGATTTCTTGGATTCAGTGGAAGAATGGCGTGCTTTTGAACAGCAGAAGAAGGAAATTGAGTTTGAGATTGGAGATACCATTTTAGAAGAGATCAAGAATGAAATCGTCACAgaaatgtttgattttctgGCACCAACTACATGTTGA